The stretch of DNA TGCTGCGACGCTCTCGCAGTCCTCTGGCCAGACACCTTGCTGCTTGACCGAGAACGGAGAAGTCCCGAAAGCCCGCCTCCCGACTTACCGGCCGTCCATCATTGAGGCATGACATCCAATGCCCCCGCCCCGGCAAACGCGCGCCGAGACATCACGGCGGTGACGCGGCAAGACATCTTCGGGTACCTACGCGCGATGTCGAGGCCGTGGTGGGGAAAACTGGACGAAGTCACGTTCCTGGAGGACCTCTACGACCTGGATCGACCGTCGCCAGAGAACGGCCGGCTCCCGACCGTCCGCGCGGAGATTCAGCAGCACCGGTTCAACAACTGCGACCTGCCCGATGACTGGATCTTCGACGACCCCAGGTTGGAACTCTCCCGTGGGCCGGACGAGGTACTGCTTGCCTTCCTGTCGCGGGTGGTTCATCCCGAGGTGGCGGCCGATGCAGCTGAGGCAGCAGGGCACGTCGAGGAGCTGAACCGGCTTCTGGCACCGGACGGGTGGAGCCTACGTCCCCTTGAGTTCATTTCCGGCCGCCCCGTGTACCACGCCATCCGTGTCACGCCGACGGGCCCGCTGGTCCCTCTGCCGCTCGGCGACGAGGACGCCAGCAAGCTCGACCTGGTCCTGGGTCAGACCTACAGCCTCCTGGACTGCGCTGGGGAGGAGGACGCACGCGATCTGCTACGCACCGCGGTCCTGACCCTGCGCCGTGACGGTGAGTTCTTCCATCCCAGGCCAGGTGACGGCTGGACGGTGGACACGTACGAGGCGGTCCTGACGGTGGAGTATGAGCTCCTGCGCGCCTTCACCCAAGACACGAAGGATTTGATCTGGCGAACGTTGGAGACCGTGCTCGGCCAGCTCGGGCGCAACGATGTTCAGGACCTCGTAGTCGAAGGTGATCCCCGGCCGATGCCCAACATCCCGCCGGACTGGCGACTCCAGGCCGCCGCACCTGGCACCCGGATCGTTCGCGGTTTCCGCCTCCCCTTCAGCAACACCGAGTTCGATGTCACCCGAGAGGACTTCGCCGATCTGGAAATCCGCAGTTCGCAGGGCAGCGGCGGACTCCACTACCTCTACAACACCCGCGCACACCGAATGATCACCGAGTTCGTCCTCGACGATCGACCCCAAGTGGCGACCCAGTGCAGTGTCACCATCATCAAGAAGGGTGACAGCTTCACGCCGAGGATCAAGCTCTGGAAGAAGGACAAGAAGAAGGCTAGTCAAACGCCCGTCGACCAGATGATTCCTGACTCTGAGGCCACCCGGGGGGTCAAGGCGCTCGTCGACGCAAGTGACGTTCATGAGAACTTCTGGAAGGTCATCAACTTCCTCCAGTCCTGCGCTGGCCTGAGCACACCCGGCGACCCCCTCCAACTGGTGGCCAGCAACGAAGCGCAGTTGGCTCAGTTGCTGACCGGTCAGGACCGGACGATGGTTCTCGGTGCGGTCAGGACCGCGATCGGCGGTGGTCTCACTGAGGAGGACATCCGGCTGATCAGCAACCGCAAGGATCAGCTCCAGAGGTTCGAGCGACTGCTTACCGATCCGGACTACTTCCAGCAGGCGGAGGCCACGGCACGGGGGGCGGAGGCGGTCTGGCAGGCCTTCTTCGAGGAAAACCAGTGGATCTTCGGCTACGGCCTCAACCTCATCGCTTGCGAGTCCATCGACGACGGCAAGCTGGAACGCATCACCGCCGGCGCCAGCATTTTCGGCGGGGCTGGGAAGCGCATCGACGCCATTATGCGTTCCAAGGGGCTGATCAGCAGCATGCTCTTCTGCGAGATCAAGACCCACGAGACGGAGCTACTCGCCAGGACCCCGTACCGCCCGGGCGTCTTCCAGGTCTCGAAGGAGCTGAGCGGCGGTGTAGCTCAGGTGCAGATGACCGCCAGTAAGGCCCAGCAGCTCGTCTCCCGTGAGTTCCTCGCCCGGATCTTCGAGGACGACGGCACCCCGGCCGGTATCGAACTGTCCACCACCCGGCCCCGGCAGGTCGTGGTGATCGGGAGCCTGCAGGAGTTCATCCAGAACGGAGCAGTGAACCCGGTGAAGCTCAGCTCCTTCGAGCTATACCGGACATCCATCCAGGACGTCGAGATCATCACGTTCGACGAGCTTTACCAGCGGGCGTGCTTCATCGTCGAGGACCGCTGACCCTGCGCCGCACAGTGTGGCGGCGCCGATCCTGTTGCCGTATCCAAGCCCGTGAGCGCGCCTGAGCACTCCCTCGCCGCGCCCATGTGATGGGTAACCCTCCCCATGACACCAGCTTTGGGAGTTTTCCTCGGCCGGGCCGCTGACCTGCAACAATGCGGCGTCATGGTCGCTGAACTGCGAAAATCACTCTCCGTGGATCTCACCGACGCCCATCATTTCTCAGCCTCATACAGGCGAAATCCGGGTGTTCCAAGCTGCACGCGCCCCCTTCGGGAGCACCTCTCTAGCCTACCGATCCTCCCCGGCACCAGGCGGCCGTATCCCCCGGGCCGCCCACCCACACGCTCTGGTGCCCCACACCGTGACACATGACGGCGGTGCCGTCGTACGTGAGGGCTACGTAGCGGGCCGCTCGGCCGGATCAGCGGCGACTCGGGCCCCGGCCGGCGCCGGGCCCGGGTTCACGACTCTGGGGTCGCAGGCGGTGCGGCGTTACTGACTTCGGCTCGTCAGGGTGACGTTGGGGTGTCGAGGGTCAGGCCGGTGCCGGCTATGAAGCCGTCGAGGGTGTCGGGGCGGTACTGCAGGCGTTTGAGCCGGTTGCGGACGAGGGCTTCGAGTCGGTCGAGGGCCATGACGGCGAGGTTGGCGAGGCTGTGCTTGACGTGCGCCCAGACCCATTCGACGGGGTTGAGGTCGGGTGAGTAGGCGGGAAGCAGGAACACCGTCAGCCAGGCGCGCTCGGCGACCAGCTCGCGCATGGCGCGGGAGACATGGGTGTTCAGGCGGTCCCAGACCAGCACGATCGGCGCCTTGACGAGCTGGTGGACGCCATCGACCAAGGCGATGAAGTCACGCTCGCCCATGCTGCGGCGCATGCCCTTGCCCGCGCAGTGGGTGACCAGGCGGTGGCACAGCCGGGTGCGCGAGCCGGGCCGCATGGCGATCAGTCCCGCCACGGACAGGCGCCCCGAGCGGCGCCCGCTGACGGTCACGACCGGCGTGCGGCCCCGTCGGCCCCAGGTGCGCCCTCGGGGCGGCCGGCGGGTGAAGCCTGCCTCGTCCTCGAAGCAGATGTAGCCCCCGCAGGCCGCCCGGACTCTTTTACCTCCGCCCAGGTCACCTCCTTCCACACGGTGACGGCCTGCGGTTGCGTCCAGAGAAGTGGTGTACGGGTTCCATCCGTTTCGGGGGTTTCGTCCCGGTAGTGGGTGTCGCCCGGGAACGTGAAACGGCCACCGGCTGATCCTTCGAGAACGACCAAGCTCTTGAAGGAGATCTGCACGATGACCGCACGTGACAGTGTGCCCTTTGCTGCCCTGCTGGAGGAGAACCTCGCTTCGGCGAGTCCCGACTTGTTGCGGGCGATGGTGAAGACGTTCGCGGAGGCGATGATGTCCGCGGACGTGGACCGCGTCTGCGGCGGCGAGTACGGCCGCCCGGGCGAGGACCGGGTCAACTCCCGCAACGGATACCGCAACCGGGACTGGGACACCCGTGTCGGCACGGTCGACCTGGCGATCCCGCGCGTCCGCTCGGGCTCGTACTTCCCGTCCTGGCTGCTGGAGCGCCGGCGCCGGGCCGAGCAGGCCCTGATCTCGGTGGTCGCGACCTGCTACCTGCTCGGGGTGTCGACCCGCCGGGTGGAGAAGCTTGCCGAGACCATGGGCGTCACCCAGCTGTCGAAGTCCCAGGTCAGCGAGATGGCCAAGCATCTGGACGAGCGGGTGGCCGAGTTCCGCAACCGCCCCCTCGACCAGGGCCCCTACACGTTCGTGTGGGTCGACGCGCTCACGCAGAAGGTCCGCGAGGGCGGCCGTGTGGTCAACGTGCACTGCCTGGTCGCGGTCGGCGTCAACAACGAGGGACAGCGTGAGGTCCTCGGCCTGGACGTCGCCACCAGCGAGGACGGCGCCGGCTGGCTTGCCTTCCTGCGGTCGCTGGTCGCCCGCGGCCTGGGAGGTGTCCAGCTCGTCGTCTCCGACGCCCACGGCGGCCTGGTGGACGCGGTCGGTGCGACCCTGCCCGGGGCCGCGTGGCAGAGGTGCCGGACGCATTACGCGCGAAATCTGCTCTCGCAGGTCCCGAAGTCGGCCCAGCCCTGGGTCGCGACCCTGCTGCGGACCGTCTTCGAACAGCCTGACGCGAAGGCCGTGCGTCAGCAGATGGCCTCCGTTATCGCCGCTCTCGACGAGCGATTCCCCAAGGCTGCGGAGCACTTGGAGCATGCCCGCGAGGACCTGCTGGCCTTCGCCGTGTTCCCGCGCACGGTCTGGAAGTCGATCTGGTCGAACAACCCGCAGGAACGGCTGAACAAGGAGATCCGGCGCCGCACCGACGTCGTCGGGATCTTCCCCGACCGCGCCTCGATCGTCCGTCTGATCGGCGCGGTCCTGGCCGAGCAGAGCGACGAATGGGCCGAACAGCGCCGCTACATCGGCTCAGAGATCCTCGGCCGCTGCCGCCTCCACCCGATCGAGGGAGAAACCCCCGACGAGGCCGCCCCGACCGCACTCACCGCATAGCCTAAAGCCGGATCACCGAGTGGCCAGCGATACACCACCCCAGCGGACGTGACCCGGCCTGCTCGTCGCGCTCGGCCACCCTGCGGGCGGGGACCTGCGGACTGAAGCCGAGCCGGTGCATCAGCCGCGTGGCGCCCGAGACGCTGTAGGAGACGTGGAACTTCCGCCCGATGAGCGTGACCACCCGTGAGGCCGTCCAGACCTGGTCCTCCACCCAGCCGTGTGCGGCCGGACCCTCGTCCAGATACGCGGCGAGCTTCTCCAGACAGCGCGGCGACAGGCGGCACCGCGACCCAGCCGGGCCGCGCGATGCCAGCGCCTGCACGCCACCGTCGCGCCACAACTGGTGCCACTGGTAGGCCGACTTCGCACTCACCCGCAGACGCCGGGCCCCCTCCGCCGGCTTGACCTCCTGCTCGAACAACTCGGCAGCCTGCACCCGCACCGACTCCCGACGCAGCCGTCCCGCGGCGGTCAGCCCGCCCCCATCCGCATATCTCACACACCACCGGTACAGCTACCGCTCCAGGCTCATCAGGCACTTTGCGCAGATTCACCCTGACGAGCCGAAGTCAGTAAATGGCCGTTGACAGTGGCCTCATTTCGCCCGTCGACAACACTCCATCACGAGGGCCGAGCTCTGCGCGCAGGTAGGGGAGGTAGCTCGTCCGCCGAGTGGGTCGCTCGGCAGCGGCTGAGCTCTGCGCGCAGGGGACGGACCTCGGCGCCCCGAACATCGCCTGTTCGTACCGGGGCGGAGCCATGCGCGCAGGGAACGGACCGCATCGACCTGTACGTACTACCAACCTTCGACGGCGGAGTTTTGCACGCAGGGATGAACCAGCCCAGCTTTTCCTGCTCCGACTTAAATCGGCACTTCGATGCAACCGGCTTCACAGCAAATGAGTCGCGGTCACAGACAGGTTCGCGATCGGAGCGTCCACCGAGCGGCTGGCGGGTTCACCTCGTCTGGTAGTAGACCCGGCGAGCGGAGCGGGTGCGGCGTAGCACGTTGGCCCGGTACAGGACCTGGAGATGGTAGGAGACGGTGCTCGGGCTGAGACCAAGCCGGGCGGCGACCTCGCCGGTGGTGCGTGGTTGGGCCAGCTCGGCGAGGACGGCCGCGCGGGAGCCACCGATGAGTTCGCCCAGGCCGGGGCTTGGTCCCTGGTCGTCAGGGGCGGCCGGGTAGACGAGGACAGCCGGTGACGATGCCGCCGCCGCGGGATAGAGAGCGAGCATGAGGCCGCGTGGGAAGGCCCCGGGGACGAGGACGAGGCCTGGGATGGTGAGGCGCTGTTCGTCCGCCCCGCCGTGCGCGACGCTGAGCGCGCCGTCTGAGAAGTCCAGTCGTCGGTGGAGCGAGGCGAGCATAGTGCCGAGGCCGTGCCGAGCGGTCACGTTGGCCCGCTCGGCGATGTCCCGCTCCAGGCGGGCCGACAGGTCCGCCCACCGGGGCCGCAGCGCGTGGGTCCAGAACGTGTCCACCTCGCGCGCGAGGTGGGTGACGAAGGCGTCTTCGCCGCGTTCCAGAGCTTGCAGTACCAGGCGTTGCGGTGAACGGGCCGGGGAGGCGGTCGGGGCGTGTCCGCCAAGGACTGTGGCCATCTCTGCCTGGACCTGCTCCGGTGGGGTGAGCGTTACCTGGTGCAACTCGCCGTCTGGCGACGGCCGGTACTCGGCCGGCCCAGGGGTGAGGAAGTCGGGCGTGTAGCCGTTGCGGGTGATCGCCAGCGAGGCGAGCAGCCTCAAGCGGCGCACCTCGATCACCTCTCGGGCCCGGTGCCGCCACTCCTGCGGTACGGCGTGGGGTCGTCGGCCGAGCATGAAGAGCAGGTTCATCGCTTGGAAAAGCGGCGAGAGAGCGAACCGTGTACTGGCTGCGGCGTCCGACGTCAGCTCAATCTTGATCATCATCCCTCCCCCAGGGTCCTCGTGATCATATTCGAGTCGGCTTGAACAGTTCAGGATCTCGGATGGTTCGCTGCGAGATCCGCGTCACCGCAGGGGGATCGGCCTCGTGCCGGAAGGGCCGGCTTCACGGTCTGAGGACGGCAGGTGCACCGCCATGTCCTCAGAGAGGGGGTGGGCAAGTGCCTACGGATGGCTGCTCGGGATGGGCGGGGGTGGCAGCCCATGTCCCGAGATCGCACACCACGATCCGCCCGAGATCAAGATCATCTTTGAAGTTTTTCGAATGCTTGGACGCTCGGCCTGTCGTCGGGTTGTCTGATCCCATAGCCCCGCCGAAAGGAGAGTCGCGGCGGGATACGAGCCCCCGATACCCGGAGACGCGGTCTCGGGAGCCCGGCTTCGCGCCTCACTGCAATCCCCTGTTCCACGGTCGGGAGCACCGTGATATCGGACTTGTCATGAGAGGATTTAAATTTGATACCGCGCAACCTGATTCAAGCCATTCGCCGCGTACTGGCACCAGGTGTTCTGTTGGCAGTACTCCTTGCACCTGCGCTGGGTGGTGGCGGTCATGCCAGCGCCGCCACGCCGGTCTGCGACCCTTGGTTCCAGTACAACTTCTCACCTGTCTCCAGCAGCTGGGAGCTTCCCAATGACACTCATCTGGACAATTGGTCGGCCGTCAATCCCCAGGAGATAACGACCGAGGTCACCAAGACTGAGACCAGGAAGTCGTCCGTCAGCTCGGAAATAAACGTCAGTCTCGATGCCCTGGTCGAGAAGGCCAGTGTTTCCCTCAAGGGGTCATACGAGGTCGAGGTCGGATCGACCGTGAAGGACATCGTAAAGAAAACGCTGGTGCCAGGCTCTCATATGTTCTATCGCGTGGGGCTGGTACGCGAGTCCGTCGATATCACCCAGACTCAGGGGCTGACGAACTGCAATACCCGTGTCACCTACGGACACGCCGAGCTGTACTACAAGACCCAGGTGCAGACGGATGTCCCCAGTCCCGCATACTCCGCCTTGATGGCCGGCTTGGTGCCTTTCCCGGACGGCCACGGCGGAATCGCCGGTGGTGGTCTCGGAGGCCAATGGGCCGGACTCCGAAGCTACGGCCCAGGGAAGTCCGACGCACCCGGCCCTCAGGGCGGGCCGGTGGATCCGCAATCCCAACTGGTGACGTCGCTCGGCGGCCTCCCGGACGGCACCCAGCTGGTGACCAACGACACCCAGCGCATCTACAAGATCGTCGGTGGTGCCCCGGTGTGGCAGGCGACTTGTGCCGACGGCATCTGCCAGCCGGCGTCGCGTCCGACCACCCAGGCCGTCATCGACAGCGGGCAGGCGGTCCCGCGTGACGGATCATCGGCGATCGACCAGCGCGGTCGGATATACCAGTTCGTCGGTGGCGCTCCCATTTGGCAGGACACCTGTGCGGCCCCTCTGAGTTGCGGCAGTCCGGTCAAGGTGTCGGACTGGTCGATCGACGCGTTCGACCATATGAACCGCCAGCCGTCCGACGGCCACCTGGTCCAAGGCTGGGACGGGAACACGGGGCTTCCTGTTGCGGAGACAGTCGGCGGGGCGCTCGTACCGTTCGAGACTCCCCAGGAGGTCATAGACACCGGGTACGGCACCGACTGGCGGACCAAAGTCACGGCCCTGTCCTCCAAGAGCTACAACGCCATCGGATTCGTACCGGCCGACGGGACCCTCGTGCAAGGGGCCGGCGGCGCAGCCACGCCCGTGGCGGTCATGCTGGGCGGAGCCCGGATCAACGTGGCCAGTCCGCAAGAACTGCAGGACATCGGATACTCCGGCGACTGGGCTGGCCTGGTCAGGGCTGTCCCGACCCGCGCCTTCAACCTGATCCCTGCAGACGTCCCCCGGAACGGGACCCTCATCCAGGGTGCTGGGGGTTCGTCCACGCCGGTTGCTCAGATCGTCGACGGGCAGAGGGTGAACTTCGGTTCACCTCAGGACGTGATCGACGCCGGCTACGGCGCCGACTGGCCGTCCAAGGTGAAGGCCATGCCTTCACGGGCTTTCAGTCTCATCGCCGAACGTCAGACCACCACCCGGGGCCGTCTCTACGGGCAGCTCAGCCGCTACGTTGGGAAGGGGAGGCACCTGGTGATCACCGGCCAGGCCCCGGACGGTTACCGCTTGGAAGGGTCACTGGGCGAGCTCCTCCTCGCGCAGCAGCCCGGCACCCACCCGCTCTACGACTGCCAGTACGGCGGCGGCCAGTTCACCTCCAGGCAGGCCGACTGCGAGGGCCAGCACGTCAACGGCCTGCTCGGCTGGCTCTACGACAGCCCGCCCACGGCTGAGCAGACGCTCGCGGTCTACCGCTGCCTGGCCGCGGCCAACGGCGACCACTTCGACAGCACCGACCCCGCCTGCGAAGGCCAGACCACCGAGGGGCTGCAGGGCTACACCCTCGCCTACGCCCACCTCGCCCGCTACGCCAAGGACGGCGGCGGCCACGTCGTCACCACCGCCGGCGTGCCGGACGGCTACCACCTGGAGGCCACCCTCGGCCTGGTGAACCTGAACGCCGTACCCGGCACCGCCGCGCTCTACAACTGCCACTACAGCGGCGGCTACTTCAGCTCGCTCGACAGCGGGTGCGAGGGCTACACCAGGGTCAGCGGCAACGGCTACCTCTGGAAGACCGCCCCGGCCGGAGTGCCCACCGTCCCGGTCTACCGCTGCACCGTCACCGCCACCGGCGACCACTTCGACAGCAGCGACCCCGCCTGCGAGGGCCAGCACACCGAGTGGCTGTTCGGCTACGCCCGGGCGCCGTTCTACAGCGGCGGCACCGGAAAGGCCGACCTCGTCTCGGCCGATGCCAACGGCGATCTGCGGCTGTTCGGCAACGCCGATGCCCTCGCCTTCAACTGGACCGGCCCGCAGGTGGTCAAGAACGTCCAGGCCGACCCGGCGCGGATCTTCTTCGCCGACCTGACCGGCAGCGGCCGCAAGGACCTGATCCTCGACAACCAGGACGGCACCCTCACCGCCTGGCCGAACACGGGCTCCGGCTGGGGCACCGCCCGCCAGATCGGATCCGGCTGGAACGACCCCGCCCGGATCCGCTTCGCCGACCTCAACGGCGACGGCAAGGCCGACCTCATCGCGGTCGGTGCCGACGGCAGCCTCCGCGCCTTCCGCAACATCGACGGCATCGACGGCACCTGGGCCGACGCCGTCGGATTCGGTGGCGGGTTCACCGACCCGGCCAGGGTGCTCTTCGCGGATCTGAACGGTGACGGCAAGGCCGAGGCCATCGCGGTCAACGCGGACGGCACCCTCACCGCCTGGCCCAACTACGGCGTCATCGACGGCGGCTCCTGGGGCACCCCGCGCCAGATCGGCTCCGGCTGGAACGACCCCGCCCGGATCCGCTTCGCGGACCTCAACGGCGACGGCAAAGCCGAAGTCATCTCGATCGATGCGGACGGCACCCTCCGTGCCTTCCGCGACATCGACGGCATCAACGCCAACTGGGTCGGCGCCGTGCAGATCGGCTCCGGCTGGAACACCCCCGCCCGCACCCTCTTCGCCTGATCCCACCCGTCCCGGCTGCCGGCCTCCAGCGAGGCCGGCAGCCGGACAGCCTGGGTGGCGAGGTCGAGGTCGAAGGCGTCCAGCAGCGAGGCGCTGCGCAGGACGTGGCGCTCGTCGACGGCGCCGGCGAGGGCCAGGCGGATCGTCAGGACCACGCGCTCGAAGTCACCTCCGGTGGAGGCGGAGCGGGAGAGGTCGATGCGCACCGGCAGCAGCCGCTCGCCCGCCCCGATCCCGGTGCCCCACTGCCGGGGGCGCTGGCCGTCGGTGGTGAGGGAGGCCTCGATCTTGCGCAGCAGCGTGCTCTTGCCGACGCCGCCGATGCCGTGGAAGGCGAGGACGTTGGTGCGGGGCTTCTCCAGGTCCTCGACGTCGAAGCCGTCCTCGGCGACGGTGCGCAGGTGCTCGCCGAGGGCGGTGGTCACCACGTCCCACTGGTGCTGGCGGTCGGTGAATGCCTCCGCGCTCTCCACCGAGTCGTTGCTGCTGAACAGTGCGCGAAGATCCACGAAGTCCCCCCCAGGACATGACAGCTGACGCCAACTTAGGCGATTCGGCAGGTCAGGGGGCAGGATCGGGCGGAAAGGGCCGGAAGGGGTCCGTCGACGGGCCCGCCCCGGGCAGCTCGGCGGCGCGTTCCGGCCGGGACGCCCGAAAGCCCGAGGTGAAGCGCAGTGAACACGCCCGAGACCCCGTCCACCCCGTCGACCGGAGACGGCGCCGCGTACGAGGACGCGCAGGAGGTGCTCGGCGCGGTCCTCGCCTGGTACAGCCGCGCGATGATGGAGGCCCGGCGCTCCGGCGACGAGCAGCGCCTGGAGGAGCTGACCGAGCGGATGCGGGCCTGCGCCGAGGACCGGCGCCGGCTGGTCGAGGCGACGCCCGAGGAGATCGAGCGGACCACCGAGCTGTACGGCGAACGCTTGCGGGACCTGGAGGCGGAGAAGAACTAGGTTCCTCCCGCCTCCGAGTGGTGTGACCGAATGCCCTGCGCTCGCTGACGACCCAGCTGGTGATCGATGGCGCCATCGTGCGTAGGGCTTGGCTGGTGCGTCCTGCGCATACCCCCCCGGGGAGGGGGATTCCAGTCGCCGCCGCAGGGAGGGGTGGCATCGTTCACGTCAAGGTGAGACCAGAACGGCCGGGCGGACGGCGTCTGCGGTGTTGAGTACCCGTCATCCGACAGAGGAGGCCAAGGTCGTAGTATCGGAGATCGTTCGCATCCAGAGGTTGCGCCACTCGTCGACCCGCGAATCATCTTGATCTATGGTGCGGCCGTCCATGATCGAGAGCAAGACCTGCACTAGGGAGGTCAACGCCTCCAACGACGGCAGGCGCCTGCCACTCATGATGTCGCTAATCCCCGTGAGCGAGGGTCGGTGCTCAGGCGACATAGCGATGTGCACCGTCTGCAGCAAGGGGTTTCCGCAGGCGGCCCAGAGTCCGCGCAGCTTCACCGTGAACTCGCGTTGTGCTTGGGCGCGGTGACGGCGGCCTTCGGTTTCCGCGGTCGGGACAGGGCGGAAACGCCTGGGGATGCTGTACAAGGTCGTCCGCCTGCGCTCCAGCTGGGCCACCGCGTCGATGCCCGCTCCAACGGTCCGGGCGCGGGTGATGTCCTCGGTCCGGGTGCCGGCGGAGCAGCGCTCGACGGCGGCGACCCAGTCCTTCTGGTCGCCGCCGTACGTGTCGCAGACCTTGACGAACTCGGCGACCTCGTCCGGCGTGGGCTTGCGCTTGCCGGCCAGGGTGCGCTCCAGCGTGGAGTGGGGGAGGAGGTTGAACCCGGCCTTCGCTTCCAGCTCGCGCAGGGAGGGCGAGCCGGCGTCGCGGAGCATCAGCAGCAGGCTCTCGCGCAGCTGTGCGTAGTCCCCGATGGTGGCGGGCTCGCGCGTGGCGAGGCGACCGGGCCGGTACCAGGCGGGGCGGGACTCCAGACGGGCGTCCAGCCACAGGTTCTCCAGGCGGTGGCGCGTCCGGGCGTCGGCGCGGGTGGCGTCGGCTATCTGCGCCACCGCGTCCCAGGCGGGTACCGCCTCGGCGTTGAGGACGCGGCGGACCGTGGCCACGTGAAGTCCTGAGGCGGCGGCCAGCTCGGCCAGCGTGGGCGGCAGATCGGAGGCGTCGTGGCAGGCGCAGAGCTCGCGGGCGAGCGCGAGCCGGCGGGGCCGGTCGACCGAGGAGGTCAGCTGCTTGCGGTTGCGGCCCATCGTGATCACCGCACGCTCAGTCGGGGCAGCCGGCGGGCGAGGACGATCACAGCGATGCCGCCGACCCCGGCCAGCAGCCCGATGATGTGCAGCATCGGCTGGCCCATGAGCAGCAGTACGGCGCCGACCACGAGGAAGGCGACGACCAAGGCCAC from Kitasatospora sp. MMS16-BH015 encodes:
- a CDS encoding Shedu anti-phage system protein SduA domain-containing protein — protein: MTSNAPAPANARRDITAVTRQDIFGYLRAMSRPWWGKLDEVTFLEDLYDLDRPSPENGRLPTVRAEIQQHRFNNCDLPDDWIFDDPRLELSRGPDEVLLAFLSRVVHPEVAADAAEAAGHVEELNRLLAPDGWSLRPLEFISGRPVYHAIRVTPTGPLVPLPLGDEDASKLDLVLGQTYSLLDCAGEEDARDLLRTAVLTLRRDGEFFHPRPGDGWTVDTYEAVLTVEYELLRAFTQDTKDLIWRTLETVLGQLGRNDVQDLVVEGDPRPMPNIPPDWRLQAAAPGTRIVRGFRLPFSNTEFDVTREDFADLEIRSSQGSGGLHYLYNTRAHRMITEFVLDDRPQVATQCSVTIIKKGDSFTPRIKLWKKDKKKASQTPVDQMIPDSEATRGVKALVDASDVHENFWKVINFLQSCAGLSTPGDPLQLVASNEAQLAQLLTGQDRTMVLGAVRTAIGGGLTEEDIRLISNRKDQLQRFERLLTDPDYFQQAEATARGAEAVWQAFFEENQWIFGYGLNLIACESIDDGKLERITAGASIFGGAGKRIDAIMRSKGLISSMLFCEIKTHETELLARTPYRPGVFQVSKELSGGVAQVQMTASKAQQLVSREFLARIFEDDGTPAGIELSTTRPRQVVVIGSLQEFIQNGAVNPVKLSSFELYRTSIQDVEIITFDELYQRACFIVEDR
- a CDS encoding transposase, whose translation is MEGGDLGGGKRVRAACGGYICFEDEAGFTRRPPRGRTWGRRGRTPVVTVSGRRSGRLSVAGLIAMRPGSRTRLCHRLVTHCAGKGMRRSMGERDFIALVDGVHQLVKAPIVLVWDRLNTHVSRAMRELVAERAWLTVFLLPAYSPDLNPVEWVWAHVKHSLANLAVMALDRLEALVRNRLKRLQYRPDTLDGFIAGTGLTLDTPTSP
- a CDS encoding IS256 family transposase, producing the protein MTARDSVPFAALLEENLASASPDLLRAMVKTFAEAMMSADVDRVCGGEYGRPGEDRVNSRNGYRNRDWDTRVGTVDLAIPRVRSGSYFPSWLLERRRRAEQALISVVATCYLLGVSTRRVEKLAETMGVTQLSKSQVSEMAKHLDERVAEFRNRPLDQGPYTFVWVDALTQKVREGGRVVNVHCLVAVGVNNEGQREVLGLDVATSEDGAGWLAFLRSLVARGLGGVQLVVSDAHGGLVDAVGATLPGAAWQRCRTHYARNLLSQVPKSAQPWVATLLRTVFEQPDAKAVRQQMASVIAALDERFPKAAEHLEHAREDLLAFAVFPRTVWKSIWSNNPQERLNKEIRRRTDVVGIFPDRASIVRLIGAVLAEQSDEWAEQRRYIGSEILGRCRLHPIEGETPDEAAPTALTA
- a CDS encoding winged helix-turn-helix domain-containing protein encodes the protein MRRESVRVQAAELFEQEVKPAEGARRLRVSAKSAYQWHQLWRDGGVQALASRGPAGSRCRLSPRCLEKLAAYLDEGPAAHGWVEDQVWTASRVVTLIGRKFHVSYSVSGATRLMHRLGFSPQVPARRVAERDEQAGSRPLGWCIAGHSVIRL
- a CDS encoding helix-turn-helix transcriptional regulator yields the protein MIKIELTSDAAASTRFALSPLFQAMNLLFMLGRRPHAVPQEWRHRAREVIEVRRLRLLASLAITRNGYTPDFLTPGPAEYRPSPDGELHQVTLTPPEQVQAEMATVLGGHAPTASPARSPQRLVLQALERGEDAFVTHLAREVDTFWTHALRPRWADLSARLERDIAERANVTARHGLGTMLASLHRRLDFSDGALSVAHGGADEQRLTIPGLVLVPGAFPRGLMLALYPAAAASSPAVLVYPAAPDDQGPSPGLGELIGGSRAAVLAELAQPRTTGEVAARLGLSPSTVSYHLQVLYRANVLRRTRSARRVYYQTR
- a CDS encoding FG-GAP-like repeat-containing protein, which gives rise to MIPRNLIQAIRRVLAPGVLLAVLLAPALGGGGHASAATPVCDPWFQYNFSPVSSSWELPNDTHLDNWSAVNPQEITTEVTKTETRKSSVSSEINVSLDALVEKASVSLKGSYEVEVGSTVKDIVKKTLVPGSHMFYRVGLVRESVDITQTQGLTNCNTRVTYGHAELYYKTQVQTDVPSPAYSALMAGLVPFPDGHGGIAGGGLGGQWAGLRSYGPGKSDAPGPQGGPVDPQSQLVTSLGGLPDGTQLVTNDTQRIYKIVGGAPVWQATCADGICQPASRPTTQAVIDSGQAVPRDGSSAIDQRGRIYQFVGGAPIWQDTCAAPLSCGSPVKVSDWSIDAFDHMNRQPSDGHLVQGWDGNTGLPVAETVGGALVPFETPQEVIDTGYGTDWRTKVTALSSKSYNAIGFVPADGTLVQGAGGAATPVAVMLGGARINVASPQELQDIGYSGDWAGLVRAVPTRAFNLIPADVPRNGTLIQGAGGSSTPVAQIVDGQRVNFGSPQDVIDAGYGADWPSKVKAMPSRAFSLIAERQTTTRGRLYGQLSRYVGKGRHLVITGQAPDGYRLEGSLGELLLAQQPGTHPLYDCQYGGGQFTSRQADCEGQHVNGLLGWLYDSPPTAEQTLAVYRCLAAANGDHFDSTDPACEGQTTEGLQGYTLAYAHLARYAKDGGGHVVTTAGVPDGYHLEATLGLVNLNAVPGTAALYNCHYSGGYFSSLDSGCEGYTRVSGNGYLWKTAPAGVPTVPVYRCTVTATGDHFDSSDPACEGQHTEWLFGYARAPFYSGGTGKADLVSADANGDLRLFGNADALAFNWTGPQVVKNVQADPARIFFADLTGSGRKDLILDNQDGTLTAWPNTGSGWGTARQIGSGWNDPARIRFADLNGDGKADLIAVGADGSLRAFRNIDGIDGTWADAVGFGGGFTDPARVLFADLNGDGKAEAIAVNADGTLTAWPNYGVIDGGSWGTPRQIGSGWNDPARIRFADLNGDGKAEVISIDADGTLRAFRDIDGINANWVGAVQIGSGWNTPARTLFA